The following proteins are encoded in a genomic region of Magallana gigas chromosome 1, xbMagGiga1.1, whole genome shotgun sequence:
- the LOC105334384 gene encoding uncharacterized protein yields MGVKMWKPYVLFLVLSILVVAASAKEKIHKSPLKPKDLKEKSKNEVTETDNEDGKNEATARKWENKIDQPDIDPDDPDMRLFLSMGVGVDGAVKHSKGLHPENSKRLQARRLDKPDDSEKKTENKRKPSRKPKRRRKRNFGPNWGKWPKGIVPYVFDASLDVNRGYFLQAIELFNNFTCVRWKPKSPEVAAEVGHEGYVLVRSGTSCSSGVGFNGDGEHIINFKEPGCGWVDVAVHEMLHRIGQRHEHARSDRDRYVKINWDNIHISGRYNYYRLNTYNRNPYDIGSVMHYGYSSSETADIELKDKNLNFLEFPGSQIFSYYDLKDVIDQYQCAAHCISPPVCQNGGYVNANCQCTCPEGFSGVSCDTVVTDPDCGGYVHLKENDLVLEREKVAFITSPNYPGPMGLGKICRWAVTVPVGYIIKMTIDDLHMAYNPDTLRCYHWLEIQYNLPGQQGIRRCGDIVGETFLSSIDSPTLMIITMDTKLAGGRVTKKGFKLHVEKEREVCRDSPCVFGICVPTERKSYEYKCVCQPGYTGDKCDQVVDGAKLKCSFERFEKCFFDNVQEGDEFEWGPGFRHTISEWTGPEDAFRGERFIFAEMSLPRVPGDKAILQTTVALPEQAGCLSFAYNMFGSTVYKLTLYAEGTNSLKYVLWSKEGNQGSDWLTAKVDVPAIQGLKLSFEAVTGDSWDSDIALDEITWETGQCGPDTFNDCLRVGEEYDGTRNYTKRGVACQAWSSNTPHTPGSQYAYLASDSNYCRIADEPDPWCYTTDAGTRWDWCSIPYCFATECAYTPTGKDYMGTVSHTKTGIPCQRWDSQSPHPHSYDYLSKDENYCRNTDGSEGPWCYTQDPDIRYELCDVPVCEKIEQECLMTSRGLDYAGKQSVTNTGKTCEHWTDEQMSEDENYCRNPDQSVKPWCYVQSGTGLVKEYCDIPSCADSPCFPNPCKNRGECSVEGTSYSCTCLNGFSGDNCEIQELGNQEDCKRSSNGWDYSGKRNVTQSGRTCQVWSAQSPHSHGYTSYPENYCRNPDGEPSPWCYTTDPYKRWELCDIPDCVSPPLECIPNSDLRGRQYYGTQSVTETGDTCQRWDSQSPFTHSFSYLGDQENYCRNPDSDLKPWCFTTNVNRRYGYCNVPYC; encoded by the exons ATGGGGGTAAAGATGTGGAAGCCATATGTCTTGTTCCTGGTCCTGTCGATTTTGGTCGTTGCAGCGTCCGCTAAGGAAAAGATACACAAATCAC cCCTCAAACCAAAAGATCTTAAGGAAAAGTCCAAGAATGAAGTAACCGAG ACCGATAATGAAGACGGAAAGAACGAAGCGACGGCTCGTAAATGGGAAAATAAAATCGATCAACCG GATATCGATCCGGATGATCCAGACATGCGCCTGTTTCTTAGTATGGGGGTAGGAGTAGATGGCGCAGTTAAACac TCCAAGGGACTTCATCCGGAAAACTCAAAACGACTACAAGCAAGACGCTTAGACAAACCTGATGATTCAGAGAAAAAGACCGAGAACAAAAGAAAACCCTCTAGAAAACCG AAACGAAGACGAAAGAGGAACTTTGGCCCAAATTGGGGCAAATGGCCCAAGGGAATTGTCCCCTATGTGTTTGACGCCAGccttg ATGTTAATAGAGGTTACTTCCTGCAAGCGATTGAGCTCTTTAATAATTTTACCTGTGTAAGGTGGAAGCCGAAATCACCGGAAGTAGCAGCGGAAGTAGGCCACGAGGGCTATGTGCTCGTCAGAAG TGGAACTAGTTGCAGTTCTGGGGTCGGTTTCAACGGCGACGGGGAACACATCATAAATTTCAAAGAGCCCGGATGCGGATGG GTTGATGTTGCGGTTCATGAAATGTTGCATCGGATTGGCCAAAGACACGAGCATGCGCGGAGCGATCGGGATCGGTATGTCAAAATCAATTGGGATAATATCCATATTTCGGGAAGATACAACTACTACCGGCTCAACACATACAACCGGAATCCCTATGATATTGGGAGCGTGATGCATTATGGGTACTCT TCATCTGAGACGGCTGACATAGAGTTGAAGGACAAAAACCTGAATTTCCTGGAGTTTCCTGGAAGTCAGATCTTCTCTTACTACGACCTCAAGGACGTCATTGACCAGTACCAATGTGCTG CACACTGTATATCGCCACCAGTGTGTCAGAACGGAGGATACGTCAACGCTAACTGTCAGTGCACGTGTCCCGAGGGATTCAGTGGAGTGTCCTGTGACACTGTTGTCACAGATCCGG attgtGGAGGGTATGTACATCTAAAAGAAAACGACTTAGTCTTGGAACGAGAGAAAGTAGCCTTTATTACGTCACCGAACTACCCGGGTCCAATGGGTCTAGGCAAAATTTGTAGATGGGCAGTCACG GTGCCTGTTGGTTACATCATCAAGATGACGATAGATGACCTCCACATGGCCTATAACCCGGATACACTCCGTTGTTACCACTGGCTGGAGATTCAATACAACCTTCCTGGCCAGCAGGGAATCCG GCGCTGTGGTGATATTGTTGGGGAGACTTTCCTGAGCTCTATCGATTCTCCCACTCTGATGATCATCACCATGGATACCAAACTTGCAGGCGGAAGGGTCACCAAGAAAGGATTCAAACTCCATGTTGAAAAGGAGAGGGAAG tttgtagAGACAGTCCCTGTGTGTTCGGAATATGTGTTCCCACCGAGAGGAAGTCATACGAGTACAAGTGTGTGTGTCAGCCAGGCTACACGGGGGACAAGTGTGACCAGGTCGTTG ACGGTGCAAAACTGAAATGTTCGTTCGaaagatttgaaaaatgtttctttGACAACGTGCAGGAAGGAGATGAATTTGAGTGGGGACCAGGCTTT AGACACACAATATCCGAATGGACAGGACCAGAGGACGCCTTCCGAGGTGAACGCTTTATATTTGCTGAGATGTCATTACCCAGAGTTCCTGGCGACAAAGCCATTCTACAGACAACCGTCGCATTACCAG AGCAAGCAGGTTGCCTGTCGTTTGCCTATAACATGTTTGGGAGTACCGTGTACAAACTGACTCTGTATGCCGAGGGAACAAACTCGCTTAAGTATGTTCTGTGGTCAAAAGAAGGAAATCAAGGGTCCGATTGGTTAACAGCAAAAGTTGACGTCCCAGCAATTCAAGGACTAAAG CTGTCCTTTGAAGCAGTGACAGGAGACTCGTGGGACAGTGACATAGCGTTAGACGAGATCACCTGGGAAACTGGACAATGTG GACCTGATACTTTCAATGACTGTCTCAGAGTTGGAGAAGAGTATGATGGAACACGCAACTACACGAAACGGGGCGTGGCCTGTCAGGCCTGGTCGTCCAATACACCGCACACACCTGGTTCTC AATACGCGTATTTAGCATCGGACTCGAACTACTGTCGCATCGCTGACGAGCCCGACCCTTGGTGCTACACCACAGATGCCGGAACCAGATGGGACTGGTGTAGTATTCCATACTGCT TTGCGACAGAGTGTGCCTACACGCCGACCGGCAAGGACTACATGGGTACTGTCAGTCACACGAAAACCGGTATCCCCTGTCAGAGGTGGGACTCCCAGTCCCCCCACCCCCACAGCTACGACTACCTGTCCAAAGACGAGAACTACTGTAGGAACACGGACGGGAGCGAGGGGCCCTGGTGTTATACACAGGACCCGGATATACGTTACGAGCTGTGCGATGTACCCGTCTGTG aGAAAATCGAACAGGAATGTTTAATGACAAGTCGGGGTTTGGATTACGCAGGAAAACAAAGCGTAACGAATACTGGCAAAACTTGTGAACACTGGACCGATG AACAAATGTCAGAGGACGAAAATTATTGTAGAAATCCAGACCAGTCAGTTAAACCATGGTGCTATGTTCAGAGCGGAACTGGACTGGTGAAAGAGTATTGTGATATACCTTCGTGTG cTGATTCACCATGCTTTCCTAATCCGTGTAAGAACAGAGGAGAATGTTCAGTGGAAGGAACCTCATATTCCTGCACTTGTTTGAATGGTTTTTCGGGCGATAACTGCGAAATACAAG AATTAGGAAATCAAGAGGACTGTAAAAGATCAAGCAATGGTTGGGATTATTCCGGGAAGAGAAACGTCACACAAAGCGGAAGGACTTGCCAGGTATGGAGTGCGCAGTCTCCACATTCCCATGGATACACTTCCTATCCTGAAAACTACTGCAGAAACCCGGATGGGGAACCATCGCCGTGGTGTTACACCACAGATCCGTACAAACGTTGGGAACTTTGTGACATTCCGGATTGTG TGTCCCCTCCCCTGGAGTGTATCCCAAACTCTGATCTGAGGGGTAGACAGTACTACGGTACTCAGAGCGTGACGGAGACAGGCGACACGTGTCAACGCTGGGACAGCCAGTCTCCCTTCACCCACAGCTTCAGTTACCTAGGCGACCAGGAAAACTACTGTCGTAACCCTGACAGCGACTTGAAACCATGGTGTTTCACGACCAATGTAAACAGGCGATATGGCTACTGCAACGTTCCTTACTGCTGA
- the LOC105334385 gene encoding uncharacterized protein → MMALKELYLFMATVFVMSGNHKCIAETVRNTGKPSFQTLSLTSIPLNDSHTTYRGVFLAPPDTQFRFKGEMIDVTKGENNVVEAILSNNDKNVNYRYGRWLTLTSESKQETFKLYINNNYNFRTQTFVENSCEFGIEKLQKDTRTEYKATVRNCAETENISKYFIVHLLDQSGDRITQITSRKISSQENGRISENKYVNTYYRSDEDDIYYAILDYPAIEADGFIIQSFSFVLYASARYDYTGDAIAEVKAWYYDL, encoded by the exons ATGATGGCATTGAAAGAACTGTATCTTTTTATGGCTACAGTATTTGTAATGTCTGGAAACCACAAATGC ATTGCAGAAACTGTCCGCAACACTGGGAAGCCGTCATTTCAAactctctctctgacttccaTCCCGTTAAACGACAGCCATACCACCTATAGAGGCGTCTTTCTAGCTCCTCCCGACACTCAGTTTAGATTCAAGGGGGAAATGATAGACGTCACAAAAG gCGAAAACAATGTGGTGGAAGCAATTTTGTCAAATAACGATAAAAATGTCAACTATAGATATGGAAGGTGGTTAACTCTGACGTCAGAGTCTAAGCAAGAAACATTTAAACTATACATCAATAACAACTACAACTTTCGCACCCAGACCTTCGTTGAAAACAGCTGCGAATTTGGAATAGAAAAGCTTCAGAAAGACACACGCACCGAATATAAAGCAACTGTACGAAACTGCGCGGAGAccgaaaatatttcaaaatactttATTGTTCATCTTCTCGACCAATCAGGGGACCGTATAACTCAAATAACGTCTCGAAAGATAAGCTCTCAGGAAAATGGCCGTATTTCAGAAAACAAGTACGTCAACACTTACTATAGAAGTGATGAAGATGATATTTACTACGCCATATTGGATTATCCCGCCATTGAGGCTGATGGTTTTATTATACAAAGCTTTTCGTTTGTTTTGTATGCTTCAGCGAGATATGACTACACAGGAGACGCCATAGCTGAAGTTAAGGCTTGGTACTATGATCTATAA